One Bradyrhizobium zhanjiangense DNA segment encodes these proteins:
- a CDS encoding 4Fe-4S dicluster domain-containing protein, translated as MIEVIDTERCTACDICVNVCPTNVFDKTDGIPRIARQNDCQTCFLCELYCPEDALFVSPFADAPQEVDVAALKEAALLGSYRRAVGWTDESRQLRTADRSYRLFGH; from the coding sequence GTGATCGAAGTCATTGATACCGAGCGGTGCACCGCCTGCGACATCTGCGTCAACGTGTGTCCGACCAACGTCTTCGATAAGACCGACGGAATTCCCCGAATCGCCCGCCAGAATGACTGTCAGACCTGCTTCCTGTGTGAGCTTTATTGCCCCGAGGACGCATTGTTTGTCTCGCCGTTCGCCGACGCCCCCCAGGAGGTCGATGTCGCCGCGTTGAAGGAGGCCGCCCTGCTGGGCAGCTACCGACGTGCGGTCGGTTGGACTGACGAAAGCCGGCAGCTGCGAACAGCCGATCGGAGCTACCGGCTGTTTGGCCATTGA
- a CDS encoding FAD-binding protein, whose amino-acid sequence MTNPLSRAEKLSSSAGSLVLDVDVLVLGGGPAGTWAAISAAEHGARVVLADKGFCGTSGATAAAGTGVWYVDPVPERREGAMASREKLGGYLQDRRWMARVLDRTFTQSNRLADWGYPYPVDEGGKPQRNSLQGPEYMRLMRKRTKQAGVTILDHAPALELLVDENGVVAGAAGLRRQRGDRWVVKAKAVVIATGGCAFLSKTLGSNVLTGDGYLLAAETGADLTSMEFSNAYAISPAFGSVTKTLFYSWASFTDEEGSRIPGASSKGGRSVIARALRRGPVYAQLDEADSETQRHMRVSQPNFFLPFDRTGIDPFTQRFPITLRLEGTVRGTGGLRIVDDDCATTVPGLFAAGDAATRELICGGFTGGGSHNAAWAMSSGYWAGQGAAGFARQLGATSKRQVSRRGTVAFRSGNGRPLQAGKLARGVQGEVFPYELNYFREAGRLGESLRRLDGFWSEAADASAPAEQDLLRAREAAAMLATARWMYRSALARQESRGMHRRDDYPEQDDRYRHYVTTGGLDEVWTSARPLAFAQYSEAAE is encoded by the coding sequence ATGACGAACCCATTGAGCCGTGCCGAAAAGCTGTCGAGCTCGGCAGGATCGCTTGTGTTGGACGTCGACGTCCTGGTGCTCGGCGGTGGTCCCGCAGGCACGTGGGCCGCGATCAGTGCCGCGGAACATGGCGCGCGCGTCGTACTCGCTGATAAAGGGTTTTGCGGCACGTCCGGCGCGACCGCTGCTGCCGGCACCGGCGTCTGGTACGTCGATCCCGTTCCAGAACGCCGCGAGGGGGCGATGGCGAGCCGCGAGAAGCTTGGTGGCTATCTCCAGGATCGCCGCTGGATGGCGCGCGTGTTGGACCGAACCTTCACCCAGAGTAACCGGCTCGCTGATTGGGGATACCCCTATCCGGTCGACGAAGGTGGCAAGCCACAGCGGAATTCGCTTCAGGGCCCCGAATACATGCGCCTGATGCGCAAACGGACAAAGCAGGCCGGTGTCACCATCCTGGACCATGCTCCGGCGCTCGAATTGCTCGTCGACGAGAACGGCGTGGTTGCCGGCGCTGCGGGGCTGCGACGCCAGAGAGGCGACCGTTGGGTTGTCAAGGCCAAGGCCGTGGTGATTGCCACAGGCGGCTGCGCCTTTCTTAGCAAAACCCTGGGGTCGAACGTGCTAACCGGCGATGGCTATCTCCTGGCCGCCGAAACCGGAGCGGATTTGACCAGCATGGAGTTCTCGAATGCTTACGCGATCTCGCCGGCATTCGGCTCTGTGACGAAGACCTTGTTCTACAGCTGGGCAAGTTTCACCGACGAGGAGGGCAGCCGCATTCCGGGCGCTTCATCGAAGGGCGGCCGATCGGTGATTGCGCGCGCGCTGCGAAGGGGGCCGGTGTATGCCCAGCTCGATGAGGCCGACTCCGAGACGCAGCGGCACATGCGTGTGTCCCAGCCGAACTTCTTCTTACCCTTTGACCGAACCGGAATCGATCCCTTCACGCAGCGCTTTCCGATTACTCTGCGCCTCGAGGGTACTGTCCGCGGCACTGGCGGCCTGCGGATCGTCGACGACGACTGCGCCACGACCGTTCCCGGTCTCTTTGCGGCTGGCGATGCGGCGACCCGTGAACTGATCTGCGGCGGCTTCACCGGCGGTGGCAGCCACAACGCGGCTTGGGCGATGTCGTCAGGGTATTGGGCGGGCCAGGGCGCCGCCGGTTTCGCGCGGCAGTTGGGTGCGACGAGCAAACGTCAGGTATCTCGACGCGGTACGGTTGCCTTCCGTTCAGGCAACGGGAGACCTCTGCAGGCCGGAAAGCTCGCGCGAGGCGTTCAAGGCGAGGTGTTTCCGTACGAACTGAACTATTTCCGCGAGGCAGGGCGGCTGGGCGAGTCGCTGCGCCGTCTGGATGGCTTCTGGTCGGAGGCGGCGGATGCCAGTGCGCCCGCCGAACAGGATCTGCTTCGCGCGCGGGAAGCGGCGGCCATGCTCGCGACCGCGCGCTGGATGTATCGCAGCGCGCTGGCGCGTCAGGAAAGCCGGGGAATGCATCGTCGCGATGACTACCCCGAGCAGGACGACCGCTACCGCCACTATGTGACGACCGGAGGGCTCGACGAGGTCTGGACCTCAGCTCGCCCGCTGGCGTTCGCCCAGTACTCGGAGGCCGCAGAGTGA